In Ancylobacter polymorphus, a genomic segment contains:
- a CDS encoding aminotransferase class IV, whose translation MAHPTFSTPPAPLPDISLRHIDPVAYPEGVAFMDGQYLPVSEAKISVLDWGLLHSDATYDTAHVWNGRFFRLNLHLDRFFGGLDRLRMRIPYDRTQVTAILENSVALSGHRAAYVEMICTRGSSPTFSRDPRQAVNRFIAFAVPFGSVANAEQLERGLDIAISDVVRIPPGSVDPQIKNYHWLDLVKGLYDAYDRRAETALVLDSHGNIAEGPGFNVFIVRDGALTTPAYGVLPGITRRSVFDLCIEEGLRCTARDVSVGDLRGADEVFITSTAGGIMPVCRIEGAPIGLGRPGPITRRLADLYWAKHEDPAWSSPVTYPL comes from the coding sequence ATGGCTCACCCTACCTTTTCGACCCCGCCCGCGCCGCTTCCCGACATCAGCCTCAGGCATATCGACCCTGTGGCGTATCCTGAGGGCGTCGCCTTCATGGATGGGCAATATCTGCCGGTCTCGGAAGCCAAGATTTCGGTCCTCGATTGGGGGCTCCTGCATTCCGACGCCACCTATGACACCGCCCATGTCTGGAACGGCCGCTTCTTCCGTCTGAACCTGCATCTCGATCGGTTCTTCGGCGGTCTCGACCGTCTGCGGATGCGCATTCCCTATGATCGGACGCAGGTGACGGCGATCCTGGAAAATAGCGTCGCCCTCTCCGGTCATCGCGCTGCCTATGTCGAGATGATCTGCACGCGCGGCAGTTCGCCGACGTTCAGCCGCGACCCCCGCCAGGCAGTGAACCGCTTCATCGCCTTCGCGGTACCGTTCGGCTCGGTCGCCAATGCCGAGCAACTGGAGCGCGGGCTCGACATCGCCATCAGCGATGTGGTGCGCATTCCGCCCGGCTCGGTCGATCCGCAGATCAAGAACTATCACTGGTTGGATCTCGTGAAGGGGCTTTATGACGCCTATGACCGCCGCGCCGAAACCGCGCTGGTGCTCGACAGCCATGGCAACATCGCAGAGGGGCCGGGCTTCAACGTCTTCATCGTCCGCGACGGCGCGCTGACGACGCCGGCCTATGGCGTGCTGCCAGGGATCACGCGCCGATCGGTGTTCGACCTGTGCATCGAGGAAGGGCTCCGCTGCACGGCGAGGGATGTCAGCGTCGGCGACCTGCGCGGCGCGGATGAGGTGTTCATCACCTCCACCGCCGGCGGCATCATGCCGGTCTGCCGCATCGAAGGCGCGCCCATCGGCCTCGGTCGCCCGGGCCCGATCACCCGCCGGCTGGCCGACCTCTACTGGGCGAAGCATGAGGACCCCGCCTGGTCCTCGCCCGTCACCTATCCACTGTGA
- a CDS encoding Lrp/AsnC family transcriptional regulator — translation MPTRLDDLDRRLIRALQDDNRLSFAELAEKVGSSAASCMRRVNRLRSEGVIVGDVALIDPKKVGKSLTVIVNVELERERLDLLDEFKRAMRATPEVSQCWMVTGDADFVLVVLVEDVDEFDNFVKTRLYTNPNVRKFRSMIALERTKFDPRIHV, via the coding sequence GTGCCCACACGTCTCGATGATCTCGACCGGCGCCTCATCCGCGCCCTGCAGGATGATAACCGGCTCAGTTTCGCCGAACTCGCCGAGAAAGTCGGCTCTTCTGCCGCCTCCTGCATGCGGCGTGTGAACCGGCTGCGGTCGGAGGGCGTGATCGTCGGCGATGTCGCACTTATCGACCCGAAGAAGGTCGGCAAGTCGCTCACCGTCATCGTCAATGTCGAATTGGAGCGCGAAAGGCTGGATCTGCTCGACGAGTTCAAGCGCGCCATGCGCGCGACGCCGGAAGTGAGTCAATGCTGGATGGTGACGGGTGACGCCGACTTCGTGCTGGTGGTGCTCGTTGAGGATGTCGACGAGTTCGACAATTTCGTCAAAACCCGGCTCTATACCAACCCGAACGTGCGCAAATTCCGCAGCATGATCGCGCTGGAACGCACCAAATTCGACCCGCGCATCCATGTCTGA
- a CDS encoding glycine C-acetyltransferase, with the protein MAAVETVLAHFRAELDQLQAQSLVRHERALDTPQGIWVGVKGGGDRVLNLCANNYLGLANDPRLLAAAREALDRHGFGMASVRFICGTNAVHRQLEQRVSRYLRTEDAILFPSCFDANAGLFEALLGEEDAIVSDSLNHASIIDGIRLSKARRYRYANNDPASLDMALEQAAGARTILVVTDGVFSMDGIVANLPALCTVAEKHGALVMVDDSHAVGFVGEGGRGTPALHGVEGRVHLLTGTFGKALGGASGGYVSGAKELVAWLRQRARPYLFSNALMPAICAATLVALDIAESDEALRGNLAARTRQLRQGLVALGFRLSGVDHPIVPVMIGDAARAAALASALGECGVFVTAFSYPVVPRDQARIRLQVSAAHSSDDIAFALDAFAEAGRASGALPPARR; encoded by the coding sequence ATGGCCGCCGTCGAGACCGTACTCGCCCACTTCCGCGCCGAGCTCGACCAGTTGCAGGCGCAGTCGCTCGTGCGCCACGAGCGGGCACTGGATACCCCCCAGGGGATATGGGTCGGCGTCAAGGGCGGGGGCGATCGGGTCCTCAATCTGTGCGCCAACAATTATCTCGGCCTCGCCAACGATCCGCGCCTCCTCGCGGCAGCGCGAGAGGCGCTGGACAGGCATGGCTTCGGCATGGCGTCCGTCCGCTTCATCTGTGGCACGAATGCGGTGCACCGCCAGCTGGAGCAGCGCGTCAGCCGCTACCTCCGCACCGAGGATGCCATCCTATTTCCATCCTGCTTCGACGCCAATGCCGGCCTGTTCGAAGCGCTGCTGGGCGAAGAGGATGCCATCGTCAGCGACTCACTCAATCACGCCAGCATCATCGATGGCATTCGCCTATCGAAGGCGCGGCGCTACCGCTACGCCAATAACGACCCCGCTTCGCTGGACATGGCGCTCGAGCAGGCCGCGGGGGCCCGGACAATATTGGTGGTGACGGATGGCGTGTTCTCAATGGACGGCATCGTCGCCAATCTGCCTGCGCTGTGCACGGTTGCTGAAAAACATGGCGCTCTGGTCATGGTGGATGATTCCCACGCTGTGGGCTTCGTCGGCGAAGGCGGCCGGGGCACGCCTGCACTGCACGGGGTCGAAGGTCGCGTGCACCTGCTCACCGGCACCTTTGGCAAGGCGCTCGGCGGCGCGTCCGGCGGCTATGTGTCGGGCGCCAAGGAACTGGTCGCCTGGCTGCGACAGCGCGCGCGTCCCTACCTCTTCTCCAATGCGCTGATGCCCGCCATCTGCGCGGCGACGCTGGTCGCCCTCGACATTGCCGAAAGCGATGAAGCTCTGCGCGGGAATTTGGCGGCGCGAACCCGCCAGCTGCGGCAGGGGCTGGTCGCTCTGGGCTTTCGGTTGAGCGGCGTCGATCACCCCATCGTGCCCGTCATGATCGGCGATGCTGCCCGCGCGGCGGCGTTGGCCAGTGCTCTTGGCGAATGCGGTGTGTTCGTCACCGCCTTCTCCTATCCAGTCGTGCCCCGCGATCAGGCGCGCATCCGCCTTCAGGTCAGCGCGGCGCATTCCTCCGACGATATCGCCTTTGCACTCGACGCCTTCGCGGAGGCCGGACGCGCCAGCGGCGCGCTCCCCCCGGCGAGACGTTGA
- a CDS encoding amino acid ABC transporter ATP-binding protein, which translates to MSIEIQDVHKSFGSLEVVKGVTMTVEKGEVVSVIGGSGSGKSTLLMCINGLEPINSGRILVDGTDVHARGTDLNKLRRKIGIVFQQWNAFPHLTVLENVMLAPRKVLGKSKAEAEAIAVDKLARVGLSEKLKVYPSRLSGGQQQRMAIARALAMSPDYMLFDEVTSALDPQLVGEVLDTMRSLSAEGMTMIVVTHEIAFAREVSNRVAFFHKGKIHEIGPPTQVIGNPQKPETIDFLKATL; encoded by the coding sequence ATGTCGATCGAAATACAGGACGTTCACAAATCCTTCGGCTCGCTCGAAGTGGTCAAGGGCGTGACCATGACCGTCGAGAAGGGCGAGGTCGTCTCCGTCATTGGCGGGTCCGGCTCGGGCAAGTCCACCTTGCTCATGTGCATCAACGGGCTTGAGCCGATCAATTCCGGCCGCATCCTCGTCGACGGCACGGATGTGCATGCGCGCGGCACCGATCTCAACAAGCTGCGCCGCAAGATCGGCATCGTGTTCCAGCAGTGGAACGCGTTCCCGCATCTGACGGTGCTGGAAAACGTGATGCTGGCGCCGCGCAAGGTGCTCGGCAAGTCGAAGGCCGAGGCCGAGGCCATCGCGGTGGACAAGCTCGCCCGTGTCGGCCTGTCGGAAAAGCTGAAGGTCTATCCCTCACGGCTCTCCGGCGGCCAGCAGCAGCGCATGGCGATTGCCCGCGCGCTTGCCATGTCGCCCGACTACATGCTGTTCGACGAGGTGACCTCGGCGCTCGACCCGCAGCTCGTCGGCGAGGTGCTCGACACGATGCGCTCGCTCTCCGCCGAGGGCATGACGATGATCGTGGTCACCCACGAGATCGCCTTCGCCCGCGAGGTCTCCAACCGCGTCGCCTTCTTCCACAAGGGCAAGATCCACGAGATCGGCCCGCCCACCCAGGTCATCGGAAATCCGCAAAAGCCCGAGACCATCGATTTCCTGAAAGCAACGCTCT
- the argE gene encoding acetylornithine deacetylase: MEDKGAFLARALALLEQLVAFPTVPDASTLDLIDFCGDYLAAYGVESHRVPSPDGRHAALYATIGPRCPGGVVLSGHVDVVPIEGQVWTSDPWRLTERDGRLYGRGSCDMKGFIALMLAAVPELRAAPLARPVHLALSYDEEVGFAGAHRLVPVLKQSLPMPQAVIVGEPTRHQIVNGHKAYAELETRLRGHAIHSGRADLGVSAVTMAARLIGRIDEMDRENAARAAARPPLFQPNYTTLHCGRMEGGVAASTVAAHAWFSTDIRAVPWEKADDYIDRLRRIAADIEAEMRATHSGCGLDMRVIVNVPGLSPEGDQSATALAQKLLPRAALTTVAYGTEAGLFQRAGWSSVVCGPGDILQAHRPDEYIERAELVAGVDVLTRLTQALC; the protein is encoded by the coding sequence ATGGAGGACAAAGGCGCCTTTCTCGCTCGCGCGCTTGCCCTACTGGAGCAGCTCGTCGCGTTTCCAACGGTGCCGGACGCCAGCACTCTCGACCTGATCGATTTCTGCGGCGACTACCTCGCGGCGTACGGCGTCGAGAGCCACCGCGTCCCATCGCCCGACGGGCGGCACGCCGCGCTCTACGCGACGATCGGCCCCCGCTGTCCCGGTGGGGTGGTGTTATCGGGACATGTCGATGTCGTGCCCATCGAGGGGCAAGTCTGGACCTCGGACCCATGGCGTCTCACCGAGCGCGACGGCCGGCTCTACGGTCGGGGAAGCTGCGATATGAAGGGCTTCATTGCTCTCATGCTCGCGGCGGTGCCGGAGCTCCGCGCCGCTCCCCTCGCCCGGCCGGTGCACCTCGCACTCTCCTATGACGAGGAGGTGGGCTTCGCCGGAGCCCATCGGCTTGTGCCGGTCCTCAAGCAATCCCTACCGATGCCGCAGGCGGTGATTGTCGGAGAGCCGACACGCCATCAGATCGTCAACGGGCACAAAGCCTATGCCGAACTGGAAACACGGCTGCGCGGCCATGCCATCCATTCCGGTCGCGCCGATCTCGGGGTGAGCGCCGTGACCATGGCGGCTCGCCTCATTGGCCGGATCGACGAGATGGACCGGGAAAACGCCGCGCGGGCCGCCGCGCGGCCACCGCTCTTCCAGCCCAACTACACGACGCTGCATTGCGGCCGGATGGAGGGTGGTGTCGCTGCGAGCACGGTGGCGGCGCATGCATGGTTTTCGACCGATATCCGCGCGGTGCCCTGGGAGAAGGCCGACGACTATATCGACCGCCTCCGCCGGATCGCCGCCGATATCGAAGCCGAGATGCGGGCAACGCATTCGGGATGCGGCCTCGACATGCGGGTGATCGTCAACGTGCCCGGCCTGTCGCCCGAAGGCGACCAGAGCGCGACGGCTCTGGCGCAGAAGCTCCTGCCGCGCGCGGCGCTCACCACAGTCGCCTATGGCACCGAAGCCGGCCTGTTCCAGCGAGCGGGCTGGTCCAGCGTCGTATGCGGTCCTGGCGACATTCTCCAGGCGCACCGTCCCGACGAGTACATCGAGCGTGCCGAGCTCGTGGCCGGCGTGGACGTTCTGACAAGGCTGACGCAGGCGCTATGTTGA
- a CDS encoding peptide deformylase has translation MEEMPVRPVVLFGDPRLRHTCRPVDVAADDWRPDAHDLADTLTCLRQRLGFGRALAAPQIGSPHRLIAFDCALGRFVMANPEIIWRSAEMQPVWDDCFSLPGVCMAVMRHRSVSVRFRTLDNEPVELAELPPDLAELVQHEIDHLDGILMSDRLVDSRAIISAEMAALTAHPGA, from the coding sequence ATGGAAGAAATGCCGGTTCGGCCTGTTGTTCTCTTCGGCGATCCCCGCCTTCGTCACACATGCCGCCCCGTCGATGTCGCGGCCGACGACTGGCGCCCGGACGCGCATGATCTGGCCGATACGCTCACGTGCTTGCGCCAGCGGCTCGGCTTCGGGCGGGCGCTGGCGGCACCTCAGATCGGGTCGCCGCATCGCCTCATCGCCTTCGATTGCGCCCTGGGACGCTTTGTCATGGCCAATCCTGAAATCATCTGGCGTTCCGCTGAAATGCAGCCGGTCTGGGACGATTGCTTCAGCCTGCCGGGTGTCTGCATGGCGGTGATGCGCCATCGCTCGGTCAGCGTGCGTTTCCGCACCCTCGACAACGAGCCGGTCGAACTCGCCGAGCTGCCGCCCGACCTCGCCGAGCTAGTGCAGCACGAGATCGACCACCTCGATGGAATCCTCATGAGCGACCGGCTCGTCGACTCACGCGCCATCATCAGCGCGGAGATGGCGGCGCTGACAGCTCATCCCGGCGCATGA
- a CDS encoding amino acid ABC transporter permease: MNYTFHWLPAFRALPDMLWGALVTLEIAVLSMLLGVAFAILLALAAASPYRALRAVAASWIELARNTPALFQIYMAYFGLGSLGIHLDSFVALLAGITFNNAGYLAETFRGGLRAVPPTQVRAARSLGMGQVQAFRLVVMPQMFRIVFYPLTNQMVWAILMTSLGVIVGLNNDLTGVTQDLNVRSFRTFEYFALAAVIYYLLAKFVTLSARLMAWRLFRY; encoded by the coding sequence ATGAACTACACTTTCCACTGGCTGCCGGCGTTCCGCGCCTTGCCCGACATGCTGTGGGGCGCGCTGGTCACGCTGGAGATCGCCGTGCTCTCCATGCTGCTCGGGGTCGCCTTCGCGATCCTGCTCGCGCTCGCCGCCGCCTCGCCCTACCGGGCGCTGCGGGCGGTGGCGGCAAGCTGGATCGAGCTCGCCCGCAACACACCGGCGCTGTTCCAGATCTACATGGCCTATTTCGGCCTCGGCTCGCTCGGCATCCATCTCGACAGTTTCGTCGCCCTGCTCGCCGGCATCACCTTCAACAATGCCGGCTATCTCGCCGAGACCTTCCGGGGCGGCCTGCGCGCCGTGCCGCCGACGCAGGTGCGCGCCGCCCGCTCGCTCGGCATGGGGCAGGTGCAGGCCTTCCGCCTGGTGGTGATGCCGCAAATGTTCCGCATCGTCTTCTATCCCCTCACCAACCAGATGGTGTGGGCGATCCTGATGACCTCGCTCGGCGTCATCGTCGGCCTCAACAACGATCTCACCGGCGTCACCCAGGATCTGAATGTGCGCTCCTTCCGCACCTTCGAATATTTCGCGCTCGCCGCCGTGATCTACTATCTGCTCGCCAAATTCGTCACCCTCTCCGCGCGCCTGATGGCGTGGCGGCTGTTCCGCTACTGA
- a CDS encoding transporter substrate-binding domain-containing protein translates to MNCKVLATMLALTCGVAMPAQADKLDDIIASGTLRCAVVLDFPPMGSRDASNNPIGFDVDYCKDLAKALGVKAEIVETPFPDRIPALISGRVDVGVASTSDTLERARTVGFSIPYFAYKNVVLTREGLGLDTYDKLKGRKVGSVTGGYEGMALESDVKAWGAGTTFRGYQTQADVFLALAQGQIDATVVTSTVAAAIVKERKYKGLMMGGDAPYDIDYVALIALRNEQGLINYLNLFINQQVRTGRYKALYDKWIGLGAAPDLTVPGVYR, encoded by the coding sequence ATGAACTGCAAAGTGCTGGCAACTATGCTTGCCCTTACGTGCGGCGTTGCGATGCCCGCGCAGGCGGACAAGCTCGACGACATCATCGCTTCCGGCACACTGCGCTGCGCGGTGGTGCTGGACTTCCCGCCCATGGGCTCGCGCGATGCCAGCAACAACCCGATCGGCTTCGACGTCGATTATTGCAAGGATCTCGCCAAGGCGCTCGGCGTGAAGGCAGAGATCGTCGAGACTCCGTTCCCCGACCGTATTCCTGCTCTAATCTCTGGCCGCGTCGACGTTGGCGTCGCCTCGACCTCCGACACGTTGGAGCGTGCACGAACCGTCGGTTTCAGCATCCCGTACTTTGCCTACAAGAATGTCGTGCTGACGCGCGAAGGGCTCGGCCTCGACACCTATGACAAGCTTAAGGGCCGCAAGGTGGGTTCCGTCACTGGCGGATATGAAGGCATGGCCCTGGAAAGCGACGTGAAGGCGTGGGGCGCGGGGACGACGTTCCGTGGCTACCAGACGCAGGCGGATGTGTTCCTCGCCCTCGCCCAGGGCCAGATCGATGCCACCGTCGTCACCTCCACCGTCGCCGCCGCGATCGTGAAGGAACGCAAGTATAAGGGCCTGATGATGGGCGGCGATGCCCCCTACGACATCGACTATGTCGCCCTCATCGCCCTGCGCAACGAGCAGGGCCTCATCAACTACCTGAACCTGTTCATCAACCAGCAGGTCCGCACCGGCCGCTACAAGGCGCTCTACGACAAGTGGATCGGCCTCGGTGCCGCCCCCGACCTGACGGTGCCCGGCGTCTATCGCTGA
- a CDS encoding glucosamine-6-phosphate deaminase, with amino-acid sequence MIDIRLHDSKQDNAIAAAAFGGAAIRDTIAARGAANIVIATGASQFEMLEALVAAPGIDWSKVTAFHLDEYIDMPETHPASFRKYLKERFTGKLPTLGAFHFIAGDAPDLDAELARINALLDAHPIDVMFAGIGENGHLAFNDPPADFESTIAYKVVQLEERCRRQQFGEGWFPTFDDVPTEAISMTVQRIVSARVIVLTVPDERKAEAVRHVLEGPVTNMWPASILQQHPDCHAFLDRAAASQLTK; translated from the coding sequence ATGATCGACATCCGCCTTCACGACAGCAAACAGGACAACGCCATCGCCGCCGCAGCCTTCGGCGGCGCCGCCATCCGCGACACCATCGCCGCGCGGGGGGCGGCCAACATCGTCATCGCCACCGGCGCCAGCCAGTTCGAGATGCTGGAAGCGCTCGTCGCCGCGCCGGGCATTGACTGGTCGAAGGTCACCGCCTTCCATCTCGACGAATATATCGACATGCCGGAGACCCACCCGGCAAGCTTCCGCAAATATCTGAAGGAGCGCTTCACCGGCAAGCTACCGACGTTGGGCGCCTTCCATTTCATCGCCGGCGATGCGCCGGACCTCGATGCCGAACTCGCCCGCATCAACGCCCTCCTCGACGCGCATCCCATCGACGTGATGTTCGCGGGGATCGGCGAGAACGGGCACCTCGCTTTCAACGACCCGCCCGCCGATTTCGAGAGCACGATCGCCTACAAGGTCGTGCAGCTGGAAGAGCGCTGCCGCCGGCAACAGTTCGGCGAGGGATGGTTCCCGACCTTCGACGACGTGCCGACCGAGGCGATCTCGATGACGGTGCAGCGGATCGTCTCGGCCAGGGTCATCGTCCTCACCGTCCCGGACGAGCGCAAGGCGGAAGCCGTCCGCCATGTCCTGGAAGGGCCCGTCACCAATATGTGGCCGGCCTCGATCCTCCAGCAGCATCCCGATTGCCATGCCTTCCTCGACCGCGCCGCGGCGAGCCAGCTCACGAAGTAA
- a CDS encoding extracellular solute-binding protein, producing MSCSWKTRLFATGAVLTSMTFGAMAEPVVINVIDVAGDLQVSQPALEKFQAQHPELVSKFVFTQATAPELAGKLKAQQDAGRVDIDFVLTGNDALAAGMEQGLWFEILPKYAGEFPNLKELYIPGAYLMQEMARGQAFVIDWYPSGPLLEYAPDRVSKLPDTPEALLAYCKANPGKFMYARPANSGPGRTFVMGLPYLLGDKDPKDPVKGWDKTWAYLKELDTCIEYYTAGTTASMKELANGTRDIIATTTGWDINPRYLGIVPEEYKIGAFKNFTWVGDANYMAIPKGVSEEKLKVVLELMKFLLKPEQQAYMFDHGYMYPGPAIKGVTLDMAPKESQETIAKFGRPEYASLIADNPTEAPLDAKPLVEMFDKWDREIGAAKMKK from the coding sequence ATGTCCTGCAGTTGGAAGACGCGCCTGTTTGCCACAGGCGCCGTACTCACCTCGATGACCTTCGGCGCCATGGCCGAACCCGTGGTCATCAATGTCATCGACGTGGCCGGCGACCTTCAAGTCAGCCAGCCGGCTCTCGAAAAGTTCCAGGCCCAGCATCCCGAGCTGGTGTCGAAATTCGTGTTCACCCAGGCCACGGCGCCGGAACTCGCCGGCAAGCTGAAGGCCCAGCAGGATGCGGGCCGCGTCGACATCGACTTCGTGCTGACCGGCAACGACGCGCTCGCCGCCGGCATGGAACAGGGACTGTGGTTCGAGATCCTGCCGAAATATGCAGGCGAGTTCCCGAACCTGAAGGAACTCTACATTCCCGGCGCCTACCTTATGCAGGAAATGGCGCGTGGCCAGGCCTTCGTCATCGACTGGTACCCCTCCGGCCCGCTGCTCGAATACGCCCCGGACCGTGTGTCCAAGCTTCCCGACACGCCCGAGGCGCTGCTCGCCTACTGCAAGGCCAATCCGGGCAAGTTCATGTATGCGCGGCCGGCCAATTCTGGCCCCGGCCGCACCTTCGTCATGGGCCTGCCCTACCTGCTCGGCGACAAGGACCCGAAGGACCCGGTCAAGGGCTGGGACAAAACCTGGGCCTACTTGAAGGAACTCGACACCTGCATCGAGTACTACACCGCCGGCACCACCGCCTCGATGAAGGAACTGGCCAACGGCACGCGGGACATCATTGCCACCACCACCGGCTGGGACATCAACCCGCGCTACCTCGGCATCGTGCCGGAAGAGTACAAGATCGGCGCCTTCAAGAACTTCACCTGGGTTGGTGACGCCAACTACATGGCCATTCCGAAGGGCGTTTCGGAAGAAAAGCTCAAGGTCGTGCTGGAATTGATGAAGTTCCTGCTCAAGCCGGAACAGCAGGCCTACATGTTCGACCATGGCTACATGTATCCCGGCCCGGCGATCAAAGGCGTGACCCTCGACATGGCGCCCAAGGAGAGCCAGGAGACCATCGCGAAGTTCGGCCGGCCCGAATATGCCAGCCTGATCGCCGACAACCCCACCGAAGCGCCGCTCGACGCCAAGCCGCTGGTCGAAATGTTCGACAAGTGGGACCGCGAAATCGGCGCGGCGAAGATGAAGAAGTAA
- a CDS encoding amino acid ABC transporter permease — protein MFSSLFETSFSFNDLLFMLKGAGVTLMLTFWAVLGGTLLGVVFGVIRAIAPWWVNAPLGAILDVFRSIPLLIQLVVANSFKTIIGLHWAPFTVGCVVLALYMSAYCTEIVRSGFLAVPTTTRRAARSLGLSWRQDLTEIVFPIALRVALPSWIGLTLGVMKDTAMVWWIGVVELLRSSQVIVTRIQEPLFVLSIAGLIYFLMSFPIARLGARLEKRWREND, from the coding sequence ATGTTCTCCTCGCTGTTCGAGACCAGCTTCTCCTTCAACGACCTGCTGTTCATGCTCAAGGGCGCCGGCGTCACGCTGATGCTCACCTTCTGGGCGGTGCTCGGCGGCACGCTGCTCGGCGTCGTCTTCGGCGTCATCCGAGCCATCGCGCCCTGGTGGGTCAACGCCCCGCTCGGCGCCATTCTCGACGTGTTCCGCTCCATCCCGCTGCTGATCCAGCTGGTGGTGGCGAATTCCTTCAAGACGATCATCGGCTTGCACTGGGCGCCGTTCACCGTCGGCTGCGTCGTGCTGGCGCTGTACATGTCGGCCTATTGCACCGAGATCGTCCGCTCCGGCTTCCTCGCCGTGCCCACCACCACGCGCCGCGCCGCCCGCTCGCTGGGGCTCTCCTGGCGCCAGGACCTGACCGAGATCGTCTTTCCCATCGCGCTGCGCGTCGCCTTGCCGAGCTGGATTGGCCTGACGCTCGGCGTGATGAAGGACACCGCCATGGTGTGGTGGATCGGCGTCGTCGAATTGCTGCGCTCCTCGCAGGTCATCGTCACCCGCATCCAGGAGCCGCTCTTCGTGCTCTCCATCGCCGGGCTGATCTACTTTCTGATGAGCTTCCCCATCGCCCGCCTCGGTGCCCGCCTCGAAAAGCGCTGGCGCGAGAACGACTGA
- a CDS encoding LacI family DNA-binding transcriptional regulator, with protein sequence MSAPTIRLVAREAGVSQATVSRAFSQPELLTPATVEKVLGTAQRLGYVPNQVARALSTGRAGNIALILPDVANPFFSALMRGAQAQAYKRGYATFLGDSDETAHLEDMLLGKLSAQVDGFVLASPRMDEAAIRRHAARKPVVVINRDLDGIGRVLIDTAAGFATAVELLGGHGHRTIAYVGAPASSWSSQQRARAVARAGATCGLKVVEIAAGRPSHEAGQSCVPALLECGATAALAVDDVVAQGIMAGLAARGLSIPGDFSVVGCDDIIASTTYPPLTSVNARCALAGANAVDLLLNSLANPTPPIESHVIIGELIVRGSTGPAPAPGTPPGIKPSRKVPAADPNSSSRK encoded by the coding sequence ATGTCGGCCCCCACCATCCGCCTCGTAGCGCGCGAGGCTGGCGTCTCCCAGGCGACGGTGTCGCGGGCCTTTTCCCAGCCCGAGCTTCTGACGCCGGCGACGGTGGAAAAGGTTCTCGGCACGGCTCAACGGCTCGGCTATGTCCCCAATCAGGTTGCGCGGGCGCTGTCCACCGGGCGCGCCGGCAACATCGCGCTGATCCTCCCGGATGTCGCCAACCCGTTCTTCTCCGCGCTGATGCGCGGCGCGCAGGCGCAGGCGTACAAGCGCGGTTACGCCACCTTTCTCGGCGATTCCGACGAGACCGCGCATCTGGAAGACATGCTGCTGGGCAAGCTGTCGGCGCAGGTCGACGGTTTCGTGCTCGCCTCGCCTCGCATGGACGAGGCGGCGATCCGCCGGCACGCGGCGCGCAAGCCGGTCGTGGTGATCAATCGTGATCTCGACGGCATCGGCCGCGTGCTGATCGACACGGCCGCCGGCTTCGCCACCGCCGTCGAACTGCTGGGCGGGCACGGACACCGGACCATCGCCTATGTCGGCGCGCCGGCCTCCTCCTGGTCGAGCCAGCAGCGGGCGCGCGCGGTGGCACGCGCCGGTGCGACCTGTGGGCTGAAGGTGGTGGAGATCGCCGCCGGACGCCCGAGCCACGAGGCCGGTCAATCCTGCGTGCCAGCCCTGCTGGAATGCGGCGCCACCGCCGCGCTCGCGGTCGATGACGTGGTTGCGCAGGGGATCATGGCCGGTCTTGCCGCGCGCGGCCTGTCGATCCCCGGCGATTTCAGCGTGGTGGGCTGCGACGACATCATCGCCTCCACCACTTATCCGCCGCTCACCAGCGTCAATGCCCGCTGTGCGCTCGCCGGTGCGAATGCGGTGGATCTGCTGCTCAACAGCCTCGCCAATCCCACACCGCCCATCGAAAGCCACGTCATCATCGGCGAGCTCATCGTCCGCGGCTCGACCGGGCCGGCCCCTGCCCCCGGCACGCCGCCCGGCATCAAGCCCAGCCGAAAAGTGCCGGCGGCCGATCCCAATTCGTCCAGCAGGAAGTGA